From Paraburkholderia sabiae, a single genomic window includes:
- the argJ gene encoding bifunctional glutamate N-acetyltransferase/amino-acid acetyltransferase ArgJ, whose amino-acid sequence MAVNFPSIDPAQLHPVAGVTLGWAEANIRKPNRKDVLVISVDEGATVAGVFTSNRFCAAPVTVCREHLESVRKGGKGIRALVVNTGNANAGTGEPGMKHARETCDELARLAGIAPEQVLPFSTGVILEPLPIDRLKAGLPAALANRQAAHWYDAAQAIMTTDTLPKAVSRQVKIDGQTVTMTGISKGAGMIKPNMATMLGFLAFDANVAQPVLDELVKHVADRSFNCITIDGDTSTNDSFILIASGKSSLPAITSTDSPAYAALRDAVTETAQQLAQLIVRDGEGATKFMTVQVEGGSSVAECRQIAYAIGHSPLVKTAFYASDPNLGRILAAIGYAGVTDLDVGKIDLYLDDVLVAKAGGRNPDYKEEDGQRVMKKAEILIRVVLGRGNAQATIWTCDLSHDYVSINADYRS is encoded by the coding sequence ATGGCTGTCAATTTCCCCTCGATCGATCCCGCTCAACTCCATCCCGTCGCTGGCGTCACGCTAGGCTGGGCCGAGGCGAACATCCGCAAGCCGAATCGCAAGGACGTGCTCGTCATTTCCGTCGACGAAGGCGCGACGGTGGCGGGTGTGTTCACGTCGAACCGTTTCTGCGCCGCGCCCGTGACGGTGTGCCGCGAGCATCTCGAAAGCGTGCGCAAGGGCGGCAAGGGCATCCGCGCGCTGGTCGTGAACACGGGTAACGCGAATGCAGGCACGGGCGAGCCGGGCATGAAGCACGCTCGCGAGACCTGCGACGAACTCGCGCGGCTCGCAGGCATTGCGCCGGAACAGGTGCTTCCGTTTTCGACGGGCGTGATTCTGGAGCCGCTACCCATCGACCGGCTGAAGGCCGGTTTGCCCGCTGCGCTGGCGAACCGCCAGGCCGCGCACTGGTACGACGCCGCGCAGGCCATCATGACCACCGACACGCTGCCGAAAGCCGTGTCGCGTCAGGTGAAGATCGATGGCCAGACGGTGACGATGACGGGCATCAGCAAGGGCGCCGGCATGATCAAGCCGAACATGGCGACGATGCTCGGCTTCCTCGCATTCGACGCGAATGTCGCGCAGCCCGTGCTCGACGAACTGGTGAAGCATGTGGCCGATCGCTCGTTCAACTGCATCACGATTGACGGCGATACGTCGACGAACGACTCGTTCATCCTGATCGCGTCGGGCAAGTCGAGCCTGCCGGCGATCACGTCGACGGATTCGCCCGCGTACGCCGCGCTGCGCGACGCCGTGACGGAGACGGCGCAGCAGCTCGCGCAGCTGATCGTGCGCGACGGCGAGGGCGCGACGAAGTTCATGACGGTGCAGGTGGAAGGCGGATCGAGCGTCGCCGAGTGCCGCCAGATCGCGTATGCGATCGGCCATTCGCCGCTCGTGAAGACGGCGTTCTACGCGTCGGACCCGAACCTCGGCCGCATTCTGGCCGCGATCGGCTATGCGGGCGTGACCGACCTCGACGTCGGCAAGATCGACCTGTATCTCGACGACGTGCTCGTCGCGAAGGCGGGCGGCCGCAATCCCGATTACAAGGAAGAGGACGGACAGCGCGTGATGAAGAAGGCCGAAATCCTGATTCGCGTCGTGCTCGGCCGCGGCAATGCGCAGGCGACCATCTGGACGTGCGATCTGTCGCACGACTACGTGAGCATCAACGCCGATTACCGTTCCTGA
- the secA gene encoding preprotein translocase subunit SecA, protein MTTGFLQKIFGSRNQRLVKQYQKTVAAINALEPQIEQLTDDQLRAKTEEFRQRVSSGESLDKLLPEAFAVCREASKRVLKMRHFDVQLIGGMVLHYGKIAEMRTGEGKTLVATLPVYLNSLSGRGVHVVTVNDYLAQRDAEWMARLYNFLGLSVGINLSQMDHGLKQEAYAADITYGTNNEFGFDYLRDNMVYETDARVQRALNFAVVDEVDSILIDEARTPLIISGQAEDHTELYVRMNALPPLLERQIGEEKADGTGVEKPGDYTLDEKARQVFLTESGHEKAERLLAEWGLIGEGESLYAPQNITLMHHVYAALRAHTLFYKDQHYVVQNGEVVIVDEFTGRLMAGRRWSDGLHQAVEAKEHVKIQSENQTLASITFQNYFRMYAKLSGMTGTADTEAYEFNEIYGLETVVIPTNRPPKRIDKQDQIYKTALERYNAVIRDIRECYDRGQPVLVGTTSIENSELLSQLLNKAGLPHEVLNAKQHAREAAIVAEAGRPKRVTIATNMAGRGTDIVLGGNAEKQAAFIEADLSIPEDEKAGRIQKLHDEWQTLHDQVKAAGGLHIIGTERHESRRIDNQLRGRAGRQGDPGSSRFYLSLEDPLLRIFAGDRVRAIMDRLKMPEGEAIEAGIVTRSIESAQRKVEARNFDIRKQLLEYDDVSNDQRKVIYQQRNELLEAHDITETIGAMRHGVITDVVGQFVPAGSIEEQWDVPELEEALRNDWQLDLAIQEMINESQQIDANEILEAVTAAADEAYEGKVEQVGRESFSAFERSVMLQTLDRSWREHLAALDHLRQGIHLRGYAQKNPKQEYKREAFELFAAMLDSVKLEVTRIVMNVQIQSPEQLEQAAEQMEEQGSHLENVEFRHADYSEGGAAVAAAPVAANAAAAMIGDAMAHGGSAAAPLSGDSVPKVGRNDPCPCGSGKKYKQCHGKIA, encoded by the coding sequence ATGACCACCGGTTTTCTACAAAAGATTTTTGGCAGCCGCAACCAGCGGCTCGTCAAGCAATATCAAAAGACCGTCGCGGCGATCAATGCGCTCGAGCCGCAGATCGAGCAATTGACGGATGATCAACTGCGCGCGAAAACCGAGGAATTCCGGCAACGCGTGAGCAGCGGCGAGTCGCTCGACAAGCTGCTGCCCGAAGCGTTCGCGGTATGCCGCGAGGCGAGCAAGCGCGTGCTGAAGATGCGGCACTTCGACGTGCAGCTGATCGGCGGCATGGTCCTGCACTACGGCAAGATCGCGGAAATGCGCACGGGCGAGGGCAAGACGCTCGTCGCGACGCTGCCCGTGTACCTGAACTCGCTGTCGGGCCGCGGCGTGCACGTCGTGACGGTCAACGACTACCTCGCACAGCGCGACGCCGAATGGATGGCGCGTCTGTACAACTTCCTCGGGCTGTCGGTGGGTATCAACCTGTCGCAGATGGATCACGGCCTCAAGCAGGAAGCCTACGCCGCGGACATCACGTACGGCACGAACAACGAGTTCGGCTTCGACTACCTGCGCGACAACATGGTCTACGAGACCGACGCGCGCGTGCAACGGGCGCTGAATTTTGCGGTCGTCGACGAAGTGGACTCGATCCTGATCGACGAAGCGCGTACCCCGCTGATCATCTCCGGCCAGGCCGAAGATCACACCGAACTCTACGTGCGCATGAACGCGCTGCCGCCGCTGCTCGAGCGCCAGATCGGCGAAGAGAAGGCGGACGGTACGGGCGTCGAGAAGCCGGGCGACTACACGCTGGACGAGAAGGCGCGCCAGGTGTTCCTGACGGAATCGGGCCACGAAAAGGCTGAGCGTCTGCTCGCCGAGTGGGGCCTGATCGGCGAGGGCGAAAGCCTGTACGCGCCGCAGAACATCACGCTGATGCACCACGTGTACGCCGCGCTGCGCGCGCATACGCTGTTCTACAAGGATCAGCACTACGTCGTGCAGAACGGCGAAGTGGTGATCGTCGACGAATTCACGGGTCGTCTGATGGCGGGCCGCCGGTGGTCGGATGGTCTGCACCAGGCCGTCGAAGCGAAGGAACACGTGAAGATCCAGAGCGAAAACCAGACGCTCGCTTCGATCACGTTCCAGAACTACTTCCGCATGTACGCGAAGCTGTCGGGCATGACGGGTACGGCCGACACCGAAGCGTACGAATTCAACGAGATTTACGGCCTCGAAACGGTCGTGATTCCGACCAACCGTCCGCCTAAGCGGATCGACAAGCAGGATCAGATCTACAAGACGGCGCTGGAGCGCTACAACGCGGTGATTCGCGATATCCGCGAATGCTACGACCGCGGTCAGCCGGTGCTGGTCGGTACGACGTCGATCGAAAACTCGGAACTGCTGTCGCAACTGCTGAACAAGGCCGGTTTGCCGCACGAAGTGCTGAACGCGAAGCAGCACGCGCGTGAAGCAGCCATCGTCGCGGAGGCGGGTCGTCCGAAGCGCGTCACGATCGCAACGAACATGGCCGGCCGCGGTACCGACATCGTGCTCGGCGGCAATGCCGAAAAGCAGGCTGCATTCATCGAAGCCGATCTGTCGATTCCCGAAGACGAAAAGGCCGGCCGCATCCAGAAACTGCACGACGAGTGGCAGACGCTGCACGATCAGGTGAAGGCCGCGGGCGGTCTGCACATCATCGGCACCGAGCGTCACGAATCGCGTCGTATCGACAACCAGCTGCGTGGCCGCGCGGGTCGTCAGGGCGATCCGGGTTCGTCGCGTTTCTATCTGTCGCTGGAAGATCCGCTGCTGCGCATTTTCGCGGGCGACCGCGTGCGCGCGATCATGGACCGCCTGAAGATGCCGGAAGGCGAGGCGATCGAAGCGGGCATCGTCACGCGTTCTATCGAATCGGCGCAGCGCAAGGTTGAAGCGCGCAACTTCGATATCCGCAAGCAGCTGCTCGAATACGACGACGTGTCGAACGATCAGCGCAAGGTGATCTACCAGCAGCGCAACGAACTGCTCGAAGCGCACGACATCACCGAAACGATCGGCGCGATGCGTCACGGCGTGATTACGGACGTTGTTGGTCAGTTCGTGCCGGCGGGCAGTATCGAAGAGCAGTGGGACGTGCCTGAACTCGAAGAAGCGCTGCGCAACGACTGGCAGCTCGATCTCGCGATTCAGGAGATGATCAACGAGTCGCAGCAGATCGACGCCAACGAGATTCTCGAAGCGGTGACCGCGGCCGCCGACGAAGCGTATGAAGGCAAGGTCGAGCAGGTTGGCCGCGAGTCGTTCAGCGCATTCGAGCGCTCGGTCATGTTGCAGACGCTCGATCGCAGCTGGCGCGAACACCTCGCCGCGCTCGATCACCTGCGCCAGGGCATCCATCTGCGCGGTTATGCGCAGAAGAATCCGAAGCAGGAATACAAGCGCGAGGCATTCGAACTGTTCGCCGCGATGCTCGACTCGGTGAAGCTCGAAGTCACGCGTATCGTGATGAACGTGCAGATCCAGTCGCCGGAACAGCTGGAACAGGCGGCCGAGCAGATGGAAGAGCAGGGCAGCCATCTGGAGAACGTCGAGTTCCGTCACGCCGATTACTCGGAAGGCGGCGCGGCTGTCGCGGCGGCGCCCGTTGCCGCGAACGCAGCGGCTGCCATGATCGGCGACGCAATGGCTCATGGCGGCAGCGCGGCAGCACCGTTGTCGGGTGACAGCGTGCCGAAGGTCGGCCGCAACGATCCGTGCCCATGCGGCAGCGGCAAGAAGTACAAGCAGTGCCACGGCAAGATTGCGTGA
- a CDS encoding DciA family protein, which yields MSRFAPFSRQSLRPGPKLGSRSFDVRRPQAVAEVLTRTDAFAALRAGVEQIAALERDLTQLLPDYLATSVEPGFIKDGVLALFAAHNALAARLRHLEPRLLSELQQRGWPVNALRIRVRPQPAKEAPRAKEARMSRVGADALHELSESLEPSPLQAALARMAARHRK from the coding sequence ATGAGCCGTTTTGCACCGTTTTCAAGGCAATCGCTGAGGCCCGGCCCCAAGCTGGGCTCGCGCTCGTTCGACGTGCGCAGGCCGCAGGCCGTCGCCGAAGTCCTGACTCGCACCGACGCATTCGCCGCATTGCGCGCGGGCGTCGAGCAGATTGCCGCGCTGGAACGCGATCTCACCCAGCTGCTGCCCGATTATCTGGCGACGAGCGTCGAGCCCGGTTTCATCAAGGACGGCGTGCTCGCGCTGTTCGCCGCGCACAACGCGCTCGCCGCGCGGCTGCGGCATCTCGAACCTCGTCTGTTGTCGGAGTTGCAGCAGCGCGGCTGGCCCGTCAATGCTCTGAGGATTCGCGTGCGTCCGCAGCCGGCGAAAGAGGCGCCGCGTGCAAAGGAAGCGCGGATGTCGCGCGTCGGTGCCGATGCGCTGCATGAACTCAGCGAATCGCTGGAACCGTCGCCGCTTCAAGCCGCGCTGGCGCGTATGGCGGCTCGCCACCGCAAGTAA
- the lpxC gene encoding UDP-3-O-acyl-N-acetylglucosamine deacetylase, which produces MLKQRTIKQIVKTVGIGLHSGRKVNLTLRPAAPDTGIVFCRVDLPTPVDIPASAMAIGDTRLASVLQKDGARVSTIEHLMSACAGLGIDNLYVDVTAEEIPIMDGSAASFVFLIQSAGIEEQNAAKKFIKVTKPVEIRDGDKFARLDPYFGFKLKFTIDFRHPAVDKTGQALEVDFANTSYVREIARARTFGFAHEVEMMRELGLARGGSMDNAIVLDEYRILNNDGLRYDDEFVKHKMLDAIGDLYVVGHPLLAAYDAYKSGHGLNNQLLRELLANEDSYEIVTFDDPLKAPRGFAYDTQTAFA; this is translated from the coding sequence ATGTTGAAGCAGCGCACTATCAAACAGATCGTCAAAACGGTTGGCATTGGCCTGCACTCGGGGCGCAAGGTCAACCTGACGCTCCGCCCGGCGGCGCCGGACACGGGTATCGTGTTTTGCCGCGTGGATTTGCCCACGCCGGTGGACATTCCCGCGTCGGCGATGGCGATCGGCGATACGCGGCTTGCATCGGTGTTGCAGAAAGACGGCGCGCGCGTGTCGACGATCGAACACCTGATGTCCGCGTGCGCGGGCCTCGGGATCGACAATCTGTACGTCGACGTCACGGCCGAAGAAATTCCCATCATGGACGGCAGCGCGGCGTCCTTCGTGTTCCTGATCCAGTCGGCGGGAATCGAAGAGCAGAACGCGGCGAAGAAGTTCATCAAGGTCACGAAGCCTGTTGAAATCCGCGACGGCGACAAGTTCGCGCGTCTCGATCCGTACTTTGGCTTCAAGCTGAAATTCACGATCGACTTCCGTCATCCCGCTGTCGACAAGACTGGGCAGGCGCTGGAAGTGGACTTCGCGAACACGTCGTACGTGCGTGAAATCGCTCGTGCGCGCACGTTCGGCTTTGCGCATGAAGTCGAAATGATGCGCGAGCTGGGTCTGGCGCGCGGCGGCAGCATGGACAACGCGATCGTGCTCGACGAGTACCGCATTCTGAACAACGACGGCTTGCGCTACGACGACGAGTTCGTGAAGCACAAGATGCTGGACGCGATCGGCGACCTGTACGTGGTCGGCCACCCGTTGCTGGCTGCGTACGACGCGTACAAGTCGGGCCACGGCCTGAACAACCAGCTGCTGCGCGAACTGCTGGCGAACGAAGATTCGTACGAAATCGTCACGTTCGACGATCCGCTGAAGGCGCCGCGCGGTTTTGCTTATGACACGCAGACGGCGTTTGCCTGA